The Euwallacea similis isolate ESF13 chromosome 7, ESF131.1, whole genome shotgun sequence genome has a window encoding:
- the stx gene encoding midnolin isoform X2, which translates to MENLPETTSNPISQGCGPDTRINVQVSPTTGGDFFISVASDITVEHLKKLISKRLKLPRDRICLLFRDKQLQDGKLFHYGVADGSKIILLPNVETGLTNQRPEVGIMQALESLNETQVNEFLCGKAPLNLSMRLGDHMMLIQLQLSSVAPSNKPSNCVPLMQSPGSPSLLQASKNLQHTLRKLSADIFAGQERSRSSSRGSDRENVYSGTFSGALSPTLQDSRGLPRRDVSTIVHILNDLLCSVPELRRLQNRESDEDPAFNSEDICTDVGISAVPSCSSTPCCSSAPCCPSSPLPNQDQNSVTRTKVDQLRLVMGERRERRRQRKAKPYSLLSASAD; encoded by the exons ATGGAAAACTTGCCAGAGACTACCAGTAACCCCATTTCCCAGGGGTGTGGCCCAGATACCCGAATAAATGTCCAAGTGAGCCCCACCACGGGAGGGGACTTTTTTATAAGCGTAGCATCCGATATTACAGTAGAGCACcttaaaaaactcatatcAAAAAGACTGAAACTACCAAGAGATAGGATATGTTTGTTGTTCAGAGATAA gcAACTTCAAGATGGAAAGTTGTTTCATTATGGCGTTGCTGATGGatctaaaattattcttcttCCAAATGTGGAGACTGGCCTTACT AATCAACGTCCTGAAGTAGGAATAATGCAAGCATTGGAATCACTAAATGAGACTCAGgtcaatgaatttttatgtgGTAAAGCTCCTCTAAATCTAAGTATGCGCCTTGGTGATCATATGATGCTCATTCAATTGCAACTGAGTAGTGTAGCGCCTTCGAACAA gcCCTCAAATTGCGTCCCATTAATGCAATCCCCGGGATCACCTAGTTTATTACAAGCTAGTAAAAACCTTCAGCACacattaagaaaattatcGGCTGACATATTTGCCGGTCAAGAAAGAAGTAGAAGCAGTAGTCGAG GTAGCGACagagaaaatgtttattcagGAACCTTTAGTGGTGCACTTAGTCCTACCCTTCAAGATTCGCGCGGACTACCGCGAAGAGACGTTTCCACCATTGTCCATATTCTAAATGATCTCTTATGCTCTGTGCCTGAACTTCGTCGCTTACAAAACAGG GAAAGCGATGAAGACCCAGCTTTTAATTCCGAAGATATATGTACGGATGTGGGAATTTCAGCTGTGCCAAGCTGCTCATCCACACCGTGCTGTTCATCAGCGCCTTGTTGTCCGTCTTCCCCTTTACCCAATCAGGACCAAAACTCAGTGACGAGGACTAAAGTAG ATCAATTAAGATTAGTAATGGGAGAGAGACGGGAACGGCGAAGGCAGCGGAAAGCAAAACCATACTCTTTGCTCTCTGCCTCAGCAGATTGA
- the LOC136410144 gene encoding histone-lysine N-methyltransferase SETMAR-like, which yields MQNSEIRVLMKYEFHRGTTTAQTARNINDVFGTEVTSQQTVSRWFMKFRSGNFDLTNEPRGRPETQVDNDYLKAVVEANPRQSVSELSLIFSVTKKTILIHLAEIGKVKKLDKWVPHELSDIQKERRLEACSLLCRYNNDPFLNRIVTCDEKWILYDNTRRSSQWLDQDEPPKHCAKKNLHQKKLMVSVWWSNAGVIHHSFMKPGESIMADVYCRQLTEMMRQLTVKQPRLVNRSAPLLLHDNARPHTAQVTLAKLQELELETLRHPPYSPDLAPTDYHFFQNLDNFLVGKTFNSDEAVKAAFQDFIDSRPAGFYSRGINELPVKWQKCIDNGGAYFD from the coding sequence atgcaaaatagtgaaattagagtgttaatgaaatatgagttccaccgtggaaccacaacagctcagacggctcgcaatattaatgatgtgtttggtactgaagtcacttcacagcaaacagtatctcgttggttcatgaaatttcgttctggcaattttgacctaacaaatgaaccacgtggacgacctgaaactcaagtggataacgattatctgaaagccgtggtggaagcgaatccacgtcaaagtgtaagcgaattatcgttaatattcagtgtaaccaaaaaaacaatattgattcatttggctgaaattggtaaggtgaaaaagctggacaagtgggtaccgcatgagttgagcgacatacagaaagaacgacgtctcgaagcttgttctttgttgtgccggtataataacgatccatttttgaatcggattgttacttgtgatgagaaatggatcctatatgacaataccagacgttcatcgcagtggttggatcaagatgaaccaccaaaacattgtgcgaaaaaaaatcttcatcaaaagaagcttatggtgtccgtttggtggtccaacgcaggtgtcatccatcacagcttcatgaaacctggtgaatcgattatggctgatgtctactgccgacaactgaccgaaatgatgaggcaactgacggttaagcagccaagattagtcaatcgaagcgcaccgctattgttgcacgacaacgctcggccacacaccgcacaagtcaccttggccaagctacaggagttggaattggaaactcttcgtcatccaccgtattcacccgacttagcacccactgattaccacttctttcaaaatttggataacttcttggtagggaaaacattcaactctgacgaggctgtcaaagctgccttccaagactttatcgactcccggcctgcaggcttttacagcaggggaatcaatgaacttcccgttaaatggcagaagtgtattgataatggtggtgcatatttcgattga
- the LOC136410147 gene encoding ubiquitin-conjugating enzyme E2-24 kDa-like, with protein sequence MSAAGSSGSGRGRGGQAAVGDQKESKESKPNPKMSKALGTSAKRIQKELAEITLDPPPNCSAGPKGENFYEWVSTILGPPGSVYEGGVFFLDIHFSPEYPFKPPKVTFRTRIYHCNINSQGVICLDILKDNWSPALTISKVLLSICSLLTDCNPADPLVGSIATQYLQNREEHDRIARLWTKRYAT encoded by the exons ATGTCTGCAGCTGGTTCCAGCGGATCAGGACGAGGCAGAGGAGGACAAGCTGCAGTTGGTGATCAAAAAGAATCAAAAGAAAGTAAACCTAACCCCAAAATGTCCAAGGCACTAGGCACTTCTGCCAAACGCATCCAGAAGGAACTAGCTGAGATCACACTTGATCCTCCCCCAAATTGCAGTGCCGGCCCTAAAGGCGAAAATTTCTATGAGTGGGTGTCCACTATTTTAGGACCACCTGGTTCCGTTTATGAAG GTGGAGTCTTTTTCCTCGACATCCACTTTTCTCCAGAATACCCATTTAAACCTCCGAAAGTAACGTTTCGCACAAGGATTTACCACTGCAACATCAACAGCCAAGGAGTAATCTGTCTTGATATTTTGAAGGACAACTGGTCTCCGGCCTTGACAATTTCCAAGGTCCTATTGTCAATTTGTTCCTTATTAACTGACTGCAATCCAG cCGATCCTCTAGTGGGCAGTATAGCGACGCAATATCTTCAAAATCGAGAGGAGCATGATCGTATAGCTCGTCTGTGGACCAAGAGATATGCGACGTGA
- the stx gene encoding midnolin isoform X1, translating to MENLPETTSNPISQGCGPDTRINVQVSPTTGGDFFISVASDITVEHLKKLISKRLKLPRDRICLLFRDKQLQDGKLFHYGVADGSKIILLPNVETGLTNQRPEVGIMQALESLNETQVNEFLCGKAPLNLSMRLGDHMMLIQLQLSSVAPSNKPSNCVPLMQSPGSPSLLQASKNLQHTLRKLSADIFAGQERSRSSSRVGSDRENVYSGTFSGALSPTLQDSRGLPRRDVSTIVHILNDLLCSVPELRRLQNRESDEDPAFNSEDICTDVGISAVPSCSSTPCCSSAPCCPSSPLPNQDQNSVTRTKVDQLRLVMGERRERRRQRKAKPYSLLSASAD from the exons ATGGAAAACTTGCCAGAGACTACCAGTAACCCCATTTCCCAGGGGTGTGGCCCAGATACCCGAATAAATGTCCAAGTGAGCCCCACCACGGGAGGGGACTTTTTTATAAGCGTAGCATCCGATATTACAGTAGAGCACcttaaaaaactcatatcAAAAAGACTGAAACTACCAAGAGATAGGATATGTTTGTTGTTCAGAGATAA gcAACTTCAAGATGGAAAGTTGTTTCATTATGGCGTTGCTGATGGatctaaaattattcttcttCCAAATGTGGAGACTGGCCTTACT AATCAACGTCCTGAAGTAGGAATAATGCAAGCATTGGAATCACTAAATGAGACTCAGgtcaatgaatttttatgtgGTAAAGCTCCTCTAAATCTAAGTATGCGCCTTGGTGATCATATGATGCTCATTCAATTGCAACTGAGTAGTGTAGCGCCTTCGAACAA gcCCTCAAATTGCGTCCCATTAATGCAATCCCCGGGATCACCTAGTTTATTACAAGCTAGTAAAAACCTTCAGCACacattaagaaaattatcGGCTGACATATTTGCCGGTCAAGAAAGAAGTAGAAGCAGTAGTCGAG TAGGTAGCGACagagaaaatgtttattcagGAACCTTTAGTGGTGCACTTAGTCCTACCCTTCAAGATTCGCGCGGACTACCGCGAAGAGACGTTTCCACCATTGTCCATATTCTAAATGATCTCTTATGCTCTGTGCCTGAACTTCGTCGCTTACAAAACAGG GAAAGCGATGAAGACCCAGCTTTTAATTCCGAAGATATATGTACGGATGTGGGAATTTCAGCTGTGCCAAGCTGCTCATCCACACCGTGCTGTTCATCAGCGCCTTGTTGTCCGTCTTCCCCTTTACCCAATCAGGACCAAAACTCAGTGACGAGGACTAAAGTAG ATCAATTAAGATTAGTAATGGGAGAGAGACGGGAACGGCGAAGGCAGCGGAAAGCAAAACCATACTCTTTGCTCTCTGCCTCAGCAGATTGA
- the stx gene encoding midnolin isoform X3 — MSKTKYSSSEVKFIIYQKLKKYIAQVTTIPISFPMSDTRKNQRPEVGIMQALESLNETQVNEFLCGKAPLNLSMRLGDHMMLIQLQLSSVAPSNKPSNCVPLMQSPGSPSLLQASKNLQHTLRKLSADIFAGQERSRSSSRVGSDRENVYSGTFSGALSPTLQDSRGLPRRDVSTIVHILNDLLCSVPELRRLQNRESDEDPAFNSEDICTDVGISAVPSCSSTPCCSSAPCCPSSPLPNQDQNSVTRTKVDQLRLVMGERRERRRQRKAKPYSLLSASAD, encoded by the exons ATGTCCAAAACCAAATATTCCTCCTCTGaggttaaatttattatatatcaaaaactaaaaaaatacatagcTCAAGTAACTACAATTCCGATTTCTTTTCCTATGTCTGATACTAGAAAG AATCAACGTCCTGAAGTAGGAATAATGCAAGCATTGGAATCACTAAATGAGACTCAGgtcaatgaatttttatgtgGTAAAGCTCCTCTAAATCTAAGTATGCGCCTTGGTGATCATATGATGCTCATTCAATTGCAACTGAGTAGTGTAGCGCCTTCGAACAA gcCCTCAAATTGCGTCCCATTAATGCAATCCCCGGGATCACCTAGTTTATTACAAGCTAGTAAAAACCTTCAGCACacattaagaaaattatcGGCTGACATATTTGCCGGTCAAGAAAGAAGTAGAAGCAGTAGTCGAG TAGGTAGCGACagagaaaatgtttattcagGAACCTTTAGTGGTGCACTTAGTCCTACCCTTCAAGATTCGCGCGGACTACCGCGAAGAGACGTTTCCACCATTGTCCATATTCTAAATGATCTCTTATGCTCTGTGCCTGAACTTCGTCGCTTACAAAACAGG GAAAGCGATGAAGACCCAGCTTTTAATTCCGAAGATATATGTACGGATGTGGGAATTTCAGCTGTGCCAAGCTGCTCATCCACACCGTGCTGTTCATCAGCGCCTTGTTGTCCGTCTTCCCCTTTACCCAATCAGGACCAAAACTCAGTGACGAGGACTAAAGTAG ATCAATTAAGATTAGTAATGGGAGAGAGACGGGAACGGCGAAGGCAGCGGAAAGCAAAACCATACTCTTTGCTCTCTGCCTCAGCAGATTGA
- the LOC136410113 gene encoding uncharacterized protein: MRRGFSSSERTYRRNQENEQYSVGNIDLLNLRLNLPSERKDSPRAFERSLKDPYPSDRGHHPLQSSDIPYELKPNLNKNPQGYGARPKYRKSHRLSSEEIVLIYSNDSTKKIIQSDIKLDRFMYPSKKKVRPEESVQACEALNKNLLTDAGDSSSNFPFKVTPSGNLKVESSQVIFASKKLSVLVADPKNTQVNICREPLIVKPSLEIALHNQQEFAHSPRSPMETLMSQTGGFSSLGSLIGTSPIRKQTKEAAEYESRQTSEILDPELDLGRLGYGKSGSINWDKVKLPEKHNLYLELYHRIMKNTNADCRVYIDNEEFSCHLIVLQCYSELFDAYVAVKKVELPSDKCSVTAFSFIYDWMITAEPSYVQLSRENVLDIFISAKYLRIKDLTEQCWSFIDNVEVFNEDTAFLLYMDAKRRNLPEVKELMLPRIQLFFLMLVSSHDWLELEVDDVKNFLNSNYIAVNCEMEIFMAAVRWLKYDFENRDAHKYEVLDCVRFGNIAPWQLVDIKRNPENPDFMELTKDIRICKMIDDGLAYVIIKYWYGQETEDFQHWNMVLALEEPAARNWNGPDKTYFTFREFLIYLDQYRRNQLIEKNKLKLSEEIEKNTKEGGAGLPDLSSFRYIDYLLMFYSLLDKLPLALFRQRLATFDCFKIVFGDLESGFEEIWQPCVTRAQHRKTRNLEYGCGEIALKIVDIDCVQSQNGGFFISLCLGCSFYNIPLRVSCFCGFSCQNMVDFALVFKNSFIRYVVSLANL; this comes from the exons ATGAGAAGAGGTTTTTCCTCTTCTGAGAGA ACATATAGGAGGAATCAGGAAAACGAGCAATACTCCGTGGGAAATATAGACCTACTGAATTTACG GCTCAACTTGCCGTCTGAAAGGAAAGACTCCCCTAGGGCGTTTGAGAGAAGTTTAAAGGATCCATACCCTTCTGATCGC GGTCATCACCCACTTCAAAGTAGCGACATCCCCTACGAACTGAAGCCAAATTTAAACAAGAACCCTCAAGGTTATGGTGCTCGACCGAAATACCGAAAATCGCATCGGTTATCTTCAGAGGAAATTGTGTTGATTTATTCGAACGACAGTACTAAGAAGATTATTCAAAGTGACATTAAATTAGACCGTTTTATGTATCCTTCAAAGAAGAAAGTCAGGCCTGAAGAGAGTGTGCAAGCTTGTGAAGCTCTCAATAAAAATCTGTT AACTGACGCCGGAGACTCATCTAGCAACTTCCCATTTAAGGTCACCCCTAGTGGTAACCTTAAGGTCGAATCATCTCAA GTCATTTTTGCCTCTAAAAAACTGAGTGTGCTAGTAGCGGACCCTAAGAATACCCAGGTGAATATATGCCGAGAACCTCTAATCGTGAAACCATCTCTGGAGATAGCTCTTCACAACCAGCAAGAATTTGCTCATAGTCCTCGGTCTCCAATGGAAACTTTAATGAGTCAG ACGGGGGGGTTCTCCTCCCTCGGATCTTTGATCGGAACCTCTCCCATCCGCAAACAGACAAAGGAGGCAGCGGAATACGAAAGCAGACAAACCAGTGAGATCTTGGATCCGGAGCTGGATTTGGGTAGATTGGGTTATGGTAAGTCAGGCTCGATTAACTGGGACAAGGTGAAGTTACCCGAGAAGCACAATTTATATCTGGAGCTGTATCATCGTATTATGAAGAATAC GAATGCTGATTGCAGGGTCTACATTGATAACGAGGAGTTTAGCTGCCATTTGATAGTTTTACAATGCTATTCGGAGTTATTTGATGCTTACGTTGCTGTTAAGAAAGTAGAGCTGCCTTCG GATAAATGCAGCGTAACAGCATTTTCCTTCATCTACGACTGGATGATAACAGCAGAGCCCTCGTATGTCCAGCTAAGTAGGGAAAACGTCCTCGATATTTTTATCTCGGCCAAATACTTGAGAATCAAAG aTTTAACAGAACAATGTTGGTCATTTATCGACAACGTTGAAGTGTTTAATGAAGATACAGCGTTTTTACTCTACATGGACGCCAAACGGCGAAATTTGCCTGAAGTCAAAGAGCTAATGCTTCCAAGGATTCAGTTATTCTTCCTCATGCTAGTTAGCTCTCACGATTGGTTGGAATTAGAAGTTGACGAtgttaaaaactttttgaattccAATTACATTGCTGTTAATTG tgaaatggaaatattcatgGCAGCAGTGCGTTGGTTGAAGTACGATTTTGAAAACAGAGACGCACACAAATATGAAGTTCTGGATTGCGTACGTTTCGGCAACATAGCACCCTGGCAACTGGTGGACATTAAAAGGAATCCAGAAAATCCTGACTTTATGGAGTTGACTAAAGACATAAGGATCTGCAAGATGATTGATGACGGACTCGC ATACgtcattataaaatattggtaCGGACAGGAAACTGAAGATTTCCAGCATTGGAATATGGTTCTGGCATTAGAGGAGCCAGCAGCTCGCAACTGGAATGGCCCAGACAAGACCTACTTCACTTTcagggaatttttaatttatttagatcAATATCGTCGGAACCAGTTgatagagaaaaataaattaaaattatccgaagaaatagaaaaaaatacgaaaGAGG GTGGCGCAGGATTGCCAGATTTGTCAAGTTTCCGCTACATTGACTATCTCTTA ATGTTTTATTCGCTTTTAGATAAGTTGCCATTGGCGCTATTTCGGCAA AGACTAGCGACATTTGACTGCTTTAAGATTGTATTTGGCGACTTGGAGTCTGGGTTTGAAGAAATCTGGCAGCCCTGCGTGACGCGTGCGCAACATCGAAAAACGAGAAACCTGGAGTACGGGTGCg GtgaaattgcattaaaaattgtgGACATTGATTGTGTACAATCTCAAAATGGAGGTTTCTTTATCTCTTTGTGCCTGGGATGCAGTTTTTATAACATTCCTTTGCGTGTTTCCTGTTTTTGTGGCTTTTCTTGTCAAAATATGGTAGATTTCGCGTTAGTattcaaaaattcctttattaGATATGTGGTTTCATTGGCAAATCTCTGA